The Micromonospora sp. M71_S20 genome has a window encoding:
- a CDS encoding ABC transporter ATP-binding protein, translated as MSAPLLDAHLVVERDGFRLDVTLRVAAGEVVALLGPNGAGKTTALRALAGLLPLTAGHLTLDGVDLDRPQRRAWTPTERRPIGVVFQDYLLFPHLSALENVAFGPRRHGADRRTARRTAHGWLDRVGLAEHAHRRPRHLSGGQAQRVALARALAVEPALLLLDEPLAALDARTRLDTRAELHRHLAAHPGATLLVTHDPLDALVLADRLVVVEEGRVVQEGDAATVTARPRTDYVARLVGLNLHRGHADGHLVRVADGLTLTVADRLDGEVFVAFRPSAVALHPSRPEGSPRNTWAATVAGVQRHGNDLRVQLDGPIGVSADVTPAAAAQLRLAPGQPVWAAVKAAQTHAYPAG; from the coding sequence GTGAGCGCGCCCCTGCTCGACGCGCACCTCGTGGTGGAGCGGGACGGGTTCCGCCTCGACGTCACGCTGCGGGTCGCCGCCGGCGAGGTGGTCGCGCTGCTGGGCCCCAACGGGGCGGGCAAGACCACCGCGCTGCGCGCGCTCGCCGGCCTGCTCCCGCTGACCGCCGGGCACCTCACCCTCGACGGCGTCGACCTGGACCGGCCGCAGCGACGCGCCTGGACGCCGACCGAGCGCCGCCCGATCGGCGTGGTCTTCCAGGACTACCTGCTCTTCCCGCACCTGAGCGCGCTGGAGAACGTGGCATTCGGGCCCCGGCGGCACGGCGCCGACCGGCGTACCGCCCGGCGGACCGCCCACGGCTGGCTGGACCGGGTCGGCCTGGCCGAGCACGCCCACCGCCGGCCCCGGCACCTCTCCGGCGGGCAGGCGCAGCGGGTCGCGCTGGCCCGCGCTCTCGCCGTCGAACCGGCGCTGCTGCTGCTGGACGAGCCGCTCGCCGCGCTCGACGCGCGCACCCGACTGGACACCCGGGCCGAGCTGCACCGGCACCTCGCCGCGCACCCGGGGGCCACCCTGCTGGTCACGCACGATCCGCTGGACGCGCTGGTGCTGGCCGACCGGCTCGTGGTCGTCGAGGAGGGCCGGGTGGTGCAGGAGGGGGACGCCGCGACCGTCACGGCGCGGCCACGCACCGACTACGTGGCCCGGCTCGTCGGGCTGAACCTGCACCGGGGCCACGCCGACGGGCACCTGGTCCGGGTCGCCGACGGGCTGACCCTCACCGTCGCCGACCGGCTCGACGGGGAGGTCTTCGTCGCCTTCCGGCCCTCGGCGGTGGCCCTGCACCCGTCGCGCCCCGAGGGCAGCCCGCGCAACACCTGGGCGGCGACGGTGGCCGGCGTGCAGCGGCACGGCAACGACCTGCGGGTGCAACTCGACGGGCCGATCGGGGTTTCCGCGGACGTCACGCCGGCCGCCGCCGCGCAGCTGCGACTGGCCCCCGGCCAGCCGGTCTGGGCCGCGGTGAAGGCGGCGCAGACCCACGCGTACCCCGCCGGCTGA
- a CDS encoding RNA ligase family protein has translation MSRLDVRTVDLRTINSLTKYPSIPTYHALDPRDGGLLAECVAFTGPVTLTEKIDGTNARIVVLPGGAYLIGSREELLYARGDLIGNPALGIVDALRDVAERLAVAAADDRITVFYLEVYGGKVTAASRHYTAERRVGHRLFDVAVLDDPAPMLDWPTPRISAWRDGGGQRFLGEADLVGRADALGLPTVPRLATVPAGDLPRDIAGTHAFLTGHLPRTLVALDGPAGRSEGLVLRAADRSAIAKARFQDYERTLKRRDGRR, from the coding sequence GTGTCCCGCCTCGACGTCCGGACGGTCGACCTGCGCACGATCAACTCACTGACCAAGTACCCGTCCATCCCCACCTACCACGCCCTGGACCCCCGCGACGGCGGCCTGCTGGCGGAGTGCGTGGCGTTCACCGGGCCGGTCACCCTCACCGAGAAGATCGACGGGACGAACGCCCGGATCGTCGTGCTGCCCGGCGGCGCGTACCTGATCGGCAGCCGCGAGGAGCTGCTGTACGCGCGGGGCGACCTGATCGGCAACCCCGCGCTCGGCATCGTCGACGCCCTGCGCGACGTGGCCGAGCGGCTGGCCGTCGCGGCGGCGGACGACCGGATCACGGTGTTCTACCTGGAGGTGTACGGCGGCAAGGTCACCGCCGCCTCCCGGCACTACACCGCCGAGCGCCGGGTCGGGCACCGGCTCTTCGACGTGGCCGTGCTGGACGACCCGGCGCCGATGCTCGACTGGCCGACCCCGCGGATCTCGGCCTGGCGCGACGGCGGCGGCCAGCGCTTCCTCGGCGAGGCCGACCTCGTGGGGCGGGCCGACGCGCTGGGTCTGCCGACCGTGCCCCGGCTGGCCACCGTCCCCGCCGGGGACCTGCCCCGCGACATCGCCGGGACGCACGCGTTCCTCACCGGTCACCTGCCCCGGACCCTGGTGGCCCTGGACGGACCGGCCGGCAGGTCCGAGGGGCTGGTGCTCCGCGCGGCGGACCGCTCGGCCATCGCCAAGGCGCGGTTCCAGGACTACGAGCGCACCCTGAAGCGCCGCGACGGCCGGCGCTGA
- a CDS encoding molybdopterin-binding protein — translation MTTFRIGEAAELLGVSADTVRRWVDAGRLAAGRDAHGHRAIDGVDLAAFARGQAADPDDRSDASSARNRLRGIVVNVVKDTVMAQVDIQAGPFRIVSLMSREAVDELDLRVGSLAVAVIKSTTVVVERASPPGASRGRQAS, via the coding sequence GTGACGACGTTCCGCATCGGGGAGGCCGCCGAGCTGCTCGGGGTCAGCGCCGACACCGTACGCCGGTGGGTCGACGCCGGGCGGCTCGCCGCCGGCCGCGACGCGCACGGGCACCGGGCGATCGACGGGGTCGACCTGGCGGCGTTCGCGCGCGGTCAGGCCGCCGACCCGGACGACCGGTCGGACGCCTCCTCGGCCCGCAACCGGCTGCGCGGCATCGTGGTCAACGTCGTCAAGGACACCGTGATGGCGCAGGTCGACATCCAGGCCGGGCCGTTCCGGATCGTCTCGCTGATGAGCCGCGAGGCGGTCGACGAGCTGGACCTGCGGGTCGGCTCGCTGGCCGTCGCGGTGATCAAGTCGACCACGGTGGTGGTGGAACGCGCCTCCCCGCCGGGGGCCTCCCGGGGGAGGCAGGCCTCGTGA
- a CDS encoding PadR family transcriptional regulator yields MSIGQTFLGLLEATPRHGYDIKRLYDERFGHARPLAYGQVYATLSRLLRGGLVEVESVEPGEGPERKRYAITEAGVTDVTQWLARAEKPEPYLQSTLYTKVVLALLTGRPAADVLDVQRSEHLRMMRELTRRKRDGDLAEQLVCDHALFHLEADLRWLELTAARLDELAAAVRS; encoded by the coding sequence ATGTCGATCGGACAGACCTTCCTCGGCCTCCTGGAGGCCACCCCCCGCCACGGCTACGACATCAAACGCCTCTACGACGAGCGCTTCGGTCACGCCCGCCCGCTCGCGTACGGGCAGGTCTACGCCACCCTGTCCCGGCTGCTGCGCGGCGGCCTGGTCGAGGTGGAGTCGGTGGAGCCCGGCGAGGGCCCGGAGCGCAAGCGGTACGCGATCACCGAGGCCGGCGTCACCGACGTCACACAGTGGCTGGCCCGGGCCGAGAAGCCCGAGCCGTACCTGCAGAGCACCCTCTACACCAAGGTGGTGCTGGCCCTGCTGACCGGCCGCCCCGCCGCCGACGTGCTCGACGTGCAGCGCTCCGAGCACCTGCGGATGATGCGCGAGCTGACCCGGCGCAAGCGCGACGGCGACCTCGCCGAGCAGTTGGTCTGCGACCACGCGCTGTTCCACCTGGAGGCCGACCTGCGCTGGCTGGAGCTGACCGCCGCCCGCCTCGACGAACTCGCCGCGGCGGTCCGGTCGTGA
- the modA gene encoding molybdate ABC transporter substrate-binding protein — protein sequence MRAQRPRRGAAGVTAAVLALAAVAGCGGSASGGGSAGDPGAGGTVSVFAAASLTESFTRLGRDFEAAHPGTTVVLNFAGSAALAAQINQGAPADVFASAATRNMATVTGAGNADGDPVVFARNQLVVAVPKGNPRGVAGPADLARPGVKVALCAEQVPCGAAARTALDAASVALTPVTLEQDVRGALSKVRLGEVDAALVYRTDALAAAADVTAVEFPESARAVNDYPIVALRDAPNPDGARAFVAYVRSERGREVLTEAGFQAP from the coding sequence GTGAGGGCGCAACGGCCGCGCCGCGGGGCGGCGGGCGTGACGGCGGCGGTGCTGGCCCTCGCCGCCGTGGCCGGCTGCGGCGGGAGCGCCTCCGGCGGCGGGTCGGCGGGTGATCCGGGTGCCGGCGGCACGGTGAGCGTGTTCGCCGCGGCCTCGCTGACCGAGTCGTTCACCCGGCTGGGCCGGGACTTCGAGGCGGCCCACCCGGGCACCACCGTCGTGCTCAACTTCGCCGGCAGCGCGGCGCTGGCCGCCCAGATCAACCAGGGCGCGCCCGCCGACGTGTTCGCCTCGGCGGCGACGCGGAACATGGCCACGGTGACCGGGGCGGGCAACGCCGACGGCGACCCGGTGGTCTTCGCTCGCAACCAGCTCGTCGTCGCCGTGCCGAAGGGCAACCCGCGGGGCGTCGCCGGACCGGCCGACCTGGCCCGGCCGGGGGTGAAGGTCGCGCTCTGCGCCGAGCAGGTGCCCTGCGGGGCGGCGGCGCGGACGGCGCTCGACGCAGCCTCGGTCGCCCTCACCCCGGTCACCCTGGAGCAGGACGTGCGGGGCGCGCTGTCCAAGGTGCGGCTCGGCGAGGTCGACGCGGCCCTCGTCTACCGCACGGACGCCCTGGCCGCCGCGGCCGACGTGACGGCCGTCGAGTTCCCCGAGTCCGCCCGCGCCGTCAACGACTACCCGATCGTCGCGCTGCGGGACGCGCCGAACCCCGACGGCGCCCGGGCGTTCGTCGCGTACGTCCGCTCGGAGCGGGGGCGCGAGGTGCTCACCGAGGCCGGGTTCCAGGCCCCGTGA
- a CDS encoding transporter substrate-binding domain-containing protein, with amino-acid sequence MGRDDETSSTPPAPASAAPARASRSRQVRLAALLLLLVVVVAATVRVVVATGPPTWDELRERAGLTNRDRLIIGVKDDQPGVAQKLENGAFEGFDIDIAYMVAEDLGFDAPEVTLLSIESEDRARRQARDANGSFVTVDLVIASYSVTEQRRDQGVVFSFPYLETEQSVLTLASDPRQVASLRDLDRAKVCTLGTSTSEQRLREAGANPIGRNRISQCVQALYDGEVDAVTTDAAILAGFVGPRPPGELPPATKLLRRKELRHWDIGAESAEKWGVNTGPNPAMRDLVNLSLYQSAKGPDGDRWKAAFDRYLASEQQYSNPQQVAVGRQPEPEETVEVRQWPWERWALPSPSRPRSVAPTAARAPSRRNRRSSGC; translated from the coding sequence TTGGGTCGGGACGACGAGACCAGCAGCACCCCACCGGCGCCGGCGTCGGCGGCCCCCGCCCGCGCATCCCGGTCCCGGCAGGTGCGCCTGGCGGCCCTGCTGCTCCTGCTGGTGGTGGTCGTGGCGGCCACGGTACGGGTGGTCGTGGCCACCGGCCCGCCCACGTGGGACGAGCTGCGTGAGCGGGCCGGGCTGACCAACCGGGACCGGCTGATCATCGGGGTGAAGGACGACCAGCCGGGCGTGGCGCAGAAGCTGGAGAACGGCGCGTTCGAGGGCTTCGACATCGACATCGCGTACATGGTCGCCGAGGACCTGGGCTTCGACGCCCCGGAGGTGACGCTGCTGTCGATCGAGAGCGAGGACCGGGCCCGCCGGCAGGCGCGCGACGCCAACGGCAGCTTCGTCACGGTCGACCTGGTGATCGCCTCCTACAGCGTCACCGAGCAGCGCCGGGACCAGGGCGTCGTCTTCTCCTTCCCGTACCTGGAGACCGAGCAGTCCGTGCTGACGCTCGCGTCCGATCCCCGACAGGTCGCCAGCCTGCGCGACCTCGACCGGGCGAAGGTCTGCACGCTTGGCACGTCCACCTCCGAGCAGCGCCTGCGCGAGGCGGGCGCGAACCCGATCGGCCGCAACCGGATCAGCCAGTGCGTCCAGGCGCTCTACGACGGCGAGGTCGACGCGGTCACCACCGACGCGGCCATCCTGGCCGGCTTCGTGGGCCCGCGTCCGCCGGGCGAGCTGCCGCCGGCGACGAAGCTGCTGCGGCGAAAGGAGCTGCGGCACTGGGACATCGGCGCGGAGTCGGCGGAGAAGTGGGGCGTGAACACCGGCCCCAATCCGGCGATGCGCGACCTGGTCAACCTCTCCCTCTACCAGTCGGCGAAGGGCCCCGACGGCGACCGGTGGAAGGCGGCGTTCGACCGGTACCTGGCCTCGGAGCAGCAGTACAGCAACCCGCAGCAGGTGGCGGTCGGCCGGCAGCCGGAGCCCGAGGAGACGGTGGAGGTGCGGCAGTGGCCGTGGGAGAGATGGGCCCTGCCGTCTCCGAGCCGGCCGCGATCGGTCGCGCCGACCGCCGCCCGGGCACCAAGCAGGCGCAACAGGCGCAGCAGTGGCTGCTGA
- a CDS encoding ATP-dependent endonuclease — MRGIRELAAGIDARAVVLVEGASDRVALETLAARRGRDLDADGVRVVAMGGATNIGHFLDQLGPAGRGLRLAGLYDEAEEGFFRRGLERCGLGADLSRAGLAALGFHVCVADLEDELIRAVGVAGVRAVLAAEGELRSFDLFQRQPAQRRRAVETQLRRFLGTRSGRKSAYARLLVAALEPDRVPRSLDAVLADV; from the coding sequence GTGCGCGGCATCCGCGAACTGGCGGCCGGCATCGACGCGCGTGCGGTGGTGCTCGTGGAGGGGGCGAGCGACCGGGTCGCCCTGGAGACGCTCGCCGCGCGCCGCGGCCGGGACCTCGACGCCGACGGCGTACGGGTCGTGGCCATGGGCGGCGCGACGAACATCGGCCACTTCCTCGACCAGCTCGGCCCGGCGGGACGCGGGCTGCGGCTGGCGGGCCTCTACGACGAGGCCGAGGAGGGCTTCTTCCGGCGCGGTCTGGAACGCTGCGGCCTCGGCGCCGACCTGTCCCGCGCCGGTCTGGCGGCGCTCGGGTTCCACGTCTGCGTGGCCGACCTGGAGGACGAGCTGATCCGCGCGGTCGGCGTCGCCGGGGTGCGGGCGGTGCTCGCCGCCGAGGGCGAGCTGCGCTCGTTCGACCTCTTCCAACGGCAGCCGGCCCAGCGGAGGCGCGCCGTCGAGACGCAGCTGCGCCGCTTCCTCGGCACCCGGTCCGGCCGCAAGAGCGCGTACGCGCGGCTGCTCGTGGCGGCGCTGGAGCCGGACCGGGTGCCCCGCTCACTCGACGCGGTGCTCGCCGACGTCTGA
- a CDS encoding ABC transporter ATP-binding protein produces MSAPLLLAEDLHRSFGPTRALAGASMRVHPGEVLAVMGSSGSGKSTLLHCLAGITRPDSGRVYYAGRDLTALSDAERSALRREEFGFVFQFGQLVPELTCLENVALPLRLARVGRREAERRAAEWLDRLEVTEVAGKRPGEVSGGQGQRVAVARALVTRPRVVFADEPTGALDSLNGERVMRLLTAAARDTGAAVVLVTHEARVAAYSDREVVVRDGRTRDLEVAA; encoded by the coding sequence GTGAGCGCGCCGCTGCTGCTCGCCGAGGACCTGCACCGCTCGTTCGGGCCGACCCGGGCGCTCGCCGGGGCGAGCATGCGCGTGCACCCGGGCGAGGTGCTGGCCGTCATGGGCTCGTCGGGCTCCGGCAAGTCCACGCTGCTGCACTGCCTCGCCGGCATCACCCGGCCCGACTCCGGCCGGGTGTACTACGCGGGCCGCGACCTGACGGCGCTGAGCGACGCCGAGCGCAGCGCGCTGCGCCGGGAGGAGTTCGGCTTCGTCTTCCAGTTCGGTCAGCTCGTGCCGGAGCTGACCTGCCTGGAGAACGTCGCGCTGCCGCTGCGGCTGGCCCGGGTCGGCCGCCGCGAGGCGGAGCGGCGGGCCGCCGAGTGGCTGGACCGCCTGGAGGTCACCGAGGTGGCCGGCAAGCGGCCCGGCGAGGTCTCCGGTGGGCAGGGGCAGCGGGTGGCGGTCGCCCGGGCGCTGGTCACCCGGCCACGGGTGGTCTTCGCCGACGAGCCGACCGGCGCGCTCGACTCGCTCAACGGCGAGCGGGTCATGCGGCTGCTGACCGCCGCCGCCCGGGACACCGGGGCGGCCGTGGTGCTGGTGACCCACGAGGCGCGGGTGGCCGCGTACTCCGATCGGGAGGTCGTGGTCCGCGACGGCCGCACCCGGGACCTGGAGGTCGCGGCGTGA
- a CDS encoding ABC transporter permease, which produces MTRTHVRPARRRGAGVPVALLLPAVLGLVFLVLPLVGLLARTPWATLPQRLAAPGVLTALRLSLLTATLATLLCLLLGVPLAWLLARVEFPGRRLVRALVTVPLVLPPVVGGVALLLVFGRRGLLGGWLDATFGITLPFTTAGVVLAEAFVAMPFLVIAVEGALRGADGRYEEAAATLGAGRWTTFTHVTLPLVAPGLAAGAVLCWARALGEFGATITFAGNYPGRTQTMPLAVYLALETDVQAAVVLSLVLLTVSVVILAGLRDRWITSP; this is translated from the coding sequence GTGACGCGTACCCACGTCCGGCCGGCCCGGCGGCGGGGCGCCGGGGTGCCCGTCGCGCTGCTGCTGCCGGCCGTGCTGGGCCTGGTCTTCCTCGTCCTGCCGCTGGTCGGGCTGCTGGCCCGTACGCCGTGGGCCACCCTGCCGCAGCGGCTCGCCGCGCCGGGCGTGCTCACCGCGCTGCGGCTGTCCCTGCTGACCGCCACCCTGGCCACGCTGCTCTGCCTGCTGCTCGGGGTTCCGCTGGCCTGGCTGCTGGCCCGCGTCGAGTTCCCCGGCCGCCGCCTGGTACGCGCCCTCGTCACCGTGCCGCTGGTGCTGCCGCCCGTGGTCGGCGGGGTGGCGCTGCTGCTCGTCTTCGGCCGGCGGGGCCTGCTCGGCGGCTGGCTCGACGCGACCTTCGGGATCACCCTGCCGTTCACCACCGCCGGCGTGGTGCTGGCGGAGGCGTTCGTGGCGATGCCGTTCCTGGTGATCGCCGTCGAGGGGGCGCTGCGCGGCGCCGACGGCCGGTACGAGGAGGCGGCGGCGACCCTCGGCGCCGGCCGGTGGACGACGTTCACCCATGTCACCCTGCCCCTGGTGGCTCCCGGCCTGGCGGCCGGGGCGGTGCTGTGCTGGGCCCGGGCGCTCGGCGAGTTCGGCGCCACCATCACCTTCGCCGGCAACTATCCGGGGCGGACGCAGACCATGCCGCTGGCCGTCTACCTGGCGCTGGAGACGGACGTGCAGGCCGCCGTGGTGCTCAGCCTCGTGCTGCTCACCGTCTCGGTGGTCATCCTCGCCGGGCTGCGCGACCGCTGGATCACCAGCCCGTGA
- a CDS encoding GNAT family N-acetyltransferase, whose product MFALSLTEDAELRPLEPWRAGEFLAHLDRARAHIAPWVSPSFVVGDLDSARAVLQSYADRWARDAGGIWGIWRRGDLVGGVMFVSFDVARGVCEAGCWLEPAGEGHGLVTRAVGRIVDWAVRERGIHRVEWRTNARNARSIATARRLGMRLDGTLREVYPGPAGRIDLEVWSVLAPEWRGVRSDVGEHRVE is encoded by the coding sequence GTGTTCGCCCTGTCCCTGACCGAGGACGCCGAGCTGCGTCCCCTGGAGCCCTGGCGGGCCGGGGAGTTCCTCGCCCACCTCGACCGGGCCCGCGCGCACATCGCGCCCTGGGTGTCGCCCTCGTTCGTCGTCGGCGACCTCGACTCCGCCCGGGCCGTGCTCCAGAGCTACGCGGACCGGTGGGCGCGCGACGCCGGCGGCATCTGGGGCATCTGGCGGCGGGGCGACCTGGTCGGCGGGGTCATGTTCGTCTCGTTCGACGTCGCCCGGGGCGTCTGCGAGGCGGGCTGCTGGCTGGAGCCGGCCGGGGAGGGCCACGGGCTGGTCACCCGGGCGGTCGGCCGGATCGTCGACTGGGCGGTGCGGGAGCGCGGCATCCACCGTGTCGAATGGCGCACCAACGCGCGCAACGCCCGCAGCATCGCGACCGCCCGGCGGCTGGGCATGCGCCTCGACGGGACGCTGCGCGAGGTCTACCCGGGGCCGGCCGGGCGGATCGACCTCGAGGTGTGGTCGGTGCTGGCGCCCGAGTGGCGCGGCGTGCGCTCAGACGTCGGCGAGCACCGCGTCGAGTGA
- a CDS encoding cellulose binding domain-containing protein: MLLAAVAALATVTATTLTLAAPARAAGPTATFVKTADWGTGWEGRYTVTNGGPSTITGWQVAFTLPTGTTLGSYWDATVSSAGQRHTFTNRSWNGTVAPGASVSFGFLATGSGSPTDCTLNGAPCSGGTPTTPPTTAPPTTAPPTTAPPTTPPPSTPPPTTPPPTTPPPGGLPRHALIGYLHASFANGSGYLRMADVPADWDIVNLAFGEPTTVTSGDIRFQLCPASECPGVETEAEFIAAIRAKQAQGKKVLLSIGGQNGQVQLTTTAARDTFVRSVSAIIDRYGLNGLDIDFEGHSLYLDAGDTDFRNPTTPVIVNLISAIRTLKQRYGAGFVLTMAPETFFVQLGYQFYGSGPWGGQDPRAGSYLPVIHALRNDLTVLHVQDYNSGPIMGLDNQYHTMGSADFHIAMTDMLLAGFPVAGNPDRVFPPLREDQVAFGAPSSPSAGNGYLAPAGVQAAVTCLVKGQGCGPYTPRSGTNPAFRGLMTWSINWDRFYAWEFRLSHGPFLRALP, translated from the coding sequence CTGCTGCTGGCCGCCGTGGCGGCCCTCGCCACCGTCACCGCCACCACGCTGACCCTCGCCGCGCCGGCCCGCGCCGCCGGCCCGACCGCCACCTTCGTCAAGACCGCCGACTGGGGCACCGGATGGGAGGGGCGCTACACCGTCACCAACGGCGGCCCGAGCACCATCACCGGCTGGCAGGTCGCCTTCACCCTGCCCACGGGCACCACGCTCGGCTCCTACTGGGACGCCACGGTGAGCAGCGCCGGCCAGCGGCACACCTTCACCAACCGCTCCTGGAACGGCACCGTGGCCCCCGGCGCCTCGGTGTCGTTCGGCTTCCTGGCCACCGGCTCCGGTTCCCCCACCGACTGCACGCTCAACGGCGCGCCCTGCTCGGGCGGCACGCCCACCACCCCGCCCACCACGGCACCGCCCACGACCGCCCCGCCCACCACGGCACCGCCGACCACCCCGCCACCCAGCACGCCGCCGCCGACCACCCCGCCGCCCACCACTCCCCCGCCCGGCGGGCTGCCCCGGCACGCGCTGATCGGCTACCTGCACGCCAGCTTCGCCAACGGCTCGGGCTACCTGCGGATGGCCGACGTGCCCGCCGACTGGGACATCGTCAACCTCGCCTTCGGCGAGCCCACCACGGTCACCTCCGGCGACATCCGGTTCCAGCTCTGCCCGGCCAGCGAGTGCCCCGGCGTCGAGACCGAGGCCGAGTTCATCGCGGCGATCCGCGCCAAGCAGGCGCAGGGCAAGAAGGTGCTGCTCTCCATCGGCGGGCAGAACGGCCAGGTGCAGCTCACCACGACCGCCGCCCGGGACACCTTCGTCCGGTCGGTGTCGGCCATCATCGACCGGTACGGCCTGAACGGGCTCGACATCGACTTCGAGGGGCACTCGCTCTATCTGGACGCGGGCGACACCGACTTCCGCAACCCGACCACGCCGGTGATCGTCAACCTGATCTCCGCGATCCGCACCCTCAAGCAGCGGTACGGGGCGGGCTTCGTGCTCACCATGGCGCCGGAGACGTTCTTCGTCCAGCTCGGCTACCAGTTCTACGGCTCGGGCCCGTGGGGCGGGCAGGACCCGCGTGCCGGGTCGTACCTGCCCGTGATCCACGCGCTGCGCAACGACCTCACCGTGCTGCACGTGCAGGACTACAACTCCGGGCCGATCATGGGGCTCGACAACCAGTACCACACGATGGGCAGCGCGGACTTCCACATCGCGATGACCGACATGCTGCTCGCGGGCTTCCCCGTCGCCGGCAACCCCGACCGCGTCTTCCCGCCGCTGCGCGAGGACCAGGTGGCCTTCGGCGCGCCCTCCTCCCCCAGCGCCGGCAACGGATACCTCGCCCCGGCCGGGGTGCAGGCGGCGGTGACCTGCCTGGTGAAGGGGCAGGGCTGCGGCCCGTACACCCCGCGCAGCGGCACCAACCCCGCCTTCCGGGGCCTGATGACCTGGTCGATCAACTGGGACCGGTTCTACGCCTGGGAGTTCCGCCTGAGCCACGGCCCGTTCCTGCGGGCGCTGCCCTGA